The Arthrobacter russicus genome has a segment encoding these proteins:
- a CDS encoding DUF2637 domain-containing protein produces MVNATAVITVARWVVMAAVSGNIGIALGAFWLSFTALTNLAGLAGISPAEAWVWPLIVDGMIVVATISVVALSPHGRRAIVYPWGLLIAGTAVSVAANIAHSWVAADVAVSKPLAACVSAIPPIVLLASTHLTVDLTRRSRIPAGRDAVAPTFVAAVAEPSAAGVFAAADPRGVAARLRGAGWSNRRIARELNVHPSTVGRWLPAGLENVGGDDASANAEEQGALSAH; encoded by the coding sequence ATGGTGAACGCCACAGCGGTCATCACCGTGGCCCGCTGGGTCGTCATGGCCGCAGTATCCGGCAACATTGGTATCGCGTTAGGAGCGTTCTGGCTGTCGTTCACAGCGCTCACGAATCTGGCCGGACTGGCAGGGATCTCGCCCGCAGAGGCGTGGGTGTGGCCACTGATCGTCGACGGGATGATCGTGGTCGCAACGATCTCAGTAGTCGCGTTGAGCCCGCACGGGCGCAGGGCGATCGTCTACCCGTGGGGGCTGCTGATCGCGGGAACGGCCGTATCGGTGGCAGCGAACATTGCACACTCCTGGGTCGCTGCTGATGTGGCTGTTTCGAAGCCGTTGGCGGCCTGTGTCTCCGCGATTCCTCCGATCGTCCTGTTGGCGAGCACCCATCTGACGGTCGACCTGACGCGACGGTCCCGCATCCCAGCCGGTCGCGATGCCGTCGCTCCCACATTCGTCGCTGCAGTGGCGGAGCCGTCGGCGGCAGGGGTGTTCGCAGCGGCAGATCCGCGCGGTGTTGCCGCACGACTTCGGGGTGCCGGGTGGTCGAACAGAAGGATCGCTCGTGAGTTGAACGTGCACCCGTCCACGGTCGGCAGATGGCTTCCTGCTGGTTTAGAGAACGTCGGAGGCGACGATGCCTCCGCGAATGCCGAGGAGCAGGGAGCTCTATCGGCGCACTAA
- a CDS encoding bifunctional DNA primase/polymerase, giving the protein MNRHTDNSPVPFAQRETGWTEAMLRLANRDPEAVNHAGLGGRNTFPKYNGSPFFSAATQIADAKLPVFPCIPYSKSPLSTHGFKDATTSGRRIARWADRWPDANLAIATGGAGVDVVDVDAHENGSGFSALERARRAGLIEGWALIVRTPSGGLHLYYPALPERPQRSWSAGEVHIDFRGTGGYILAPPSTVSQSDGASRPYEVIAVGRDPRPLDAVALKAFLRPTPTAAAGISFPAPGRHTPDDQRIAGWMARRPEGSRNSSLFWAACRYVDQGLPEHEAQRVLLDAALKAGLTQLEATATIGSAYRHTSPNSYTHERSWRMQW; this is encoded by the coding sequence TTGAACCGACACACCGACAACTCGCCTGTACCTTTTGCCCAACGCGAGACCGGCTGGACAGAAGCGATGCTGAGACTGGCGAACCGGGACCCTGAAGCCGTCAACCACGCTGGGCTAGGTGGCCGCAACACCTTCCCGAAGTACAACGGGTCACCCTTCTTCTCTGCAGCGACGCAGATAGCCGACGCCAAATTGCCAGTATTTCCCTGTATTCCTTACAGCAAATCGCCGCTGAGTACTCACGGCTTCAAGGACGCGACAACCTCCGGGCGGCGAATAGCGCGGTGGGCCGATCGGTGGCCAGACGCAAACCTTGCCATCGCGACCGGGGGCGCGGGCGTGGACGTGGTGGACGTCGACGCCCACGAGAACGGCAGCGGATTTTCTGCGCTGGAACGAGCGCGCCGGGCTGGATTGATTGAAGGATGGGCGCTTATTGTTCGGACGCCCTCGGGAGGGCTCCACTTGTACTATCCGGCACTCCCTGAACGCCCCCAACGCTCCTGGAGCGCGGGCGAGGTGCATATCGACTTTCGCGGGACCGGCGGCTACATACTGGCTCCGCCCTCGACGGTGTCGCAGTCGGACGGCGCCAGCCGCCCATATGAGGTCATTGCGGTAGGTCGCGATCCTCGGCCCCTCGACGCAGTGGCACTGAAAGCATTTCTGCGTCCAACGCCGACAGCAGCGGCGGGGATCTCCTTCCCCGCACCTGGTCGCCATACGCCCGACGACCAAAGGATCGCGGGGTGGATGGCGCGGCGTCCTGAGGGTTCTCGAAACAGCAGTTTGTTTTGGGCGGCCTGCCGATATGTCGACCAGGGTCTGCCAGAGCATGAAGCTCAGCGAGTTCTGCTCGACGCTGCGCTCAAGGCTGGTTTGACGCAACTCGAGGCGACGGCGACCATCGGTTCGGCGTATCGCCACACCAGTCCCAACTCGTACACCCACGAACGTAGTTGGCGGATGCAATGGTGA
- a CDS encoding alpha/beta fold hydrolase has product MSPGTRLPAGGEGVVRHMAIPADLHPKTDARACGNVFQPDEVTGVSPLAVDVQTATGTQPAWLFPGSGPAATTWVIHIHGMLAGRDSAFRSVRAISGSGWTSLVVSYPGDREAPGEAPRPSALGQTEWQAVDDAVGLARSRGATKIFFIGWSLGATIALYAAENGSHRDVLAGMLLISPVISWARSIRYAMAQNRVPSVLAISAMAALSLPLSSRLLRLDRSLSLPDQLPAPIVPTLVIHSKGDRTAPFASSSAFATASDLVELVEFPPCPHAMEWNEDPQRFSEVARRWIEGNHAVKPR; this is encoded by the coding sequence ATGAGCCCGGGAACACGCCTCCCCGCTGGGGGCGAGGGGGTCGTTCGCCATATGGCCATCCCGGCAGACCTTCACCCGAAGACCGACGCTCGAGCGTGCGGCAACGTCTTCCAACCCGACGAAGTAACCGGAGTTTCGCCCCTCGCCGTCGATGTACAGACAGCGACGGGCACACAGCCTGCTTGGCTCTTTCCGGGGTCGGGCCCAGCGGCTACGACTTGGGTCATCCACATTCACGGCATGCTCGCGGGAAGAGACTCAGCGTTCCGTAGCGTTCGGGCGATATCTGGCTCTGGATGGACTTCTCTCGTGGTTTCCTATCCAGGTGATCGCGAAGCCCCCGGCGAGGCCCCGCGTCCTTCCGCCCTTGGTCAAACAGAATGGCAGGCGGTGGACGACGCCGTCGGCCTTGCGCGATCGCGGGGGGCAACGAAAATCTTCTTCATTGGCTGGTCGTTGGGAGCAACGATCGCACTTTATGCCGCCGAGAACGGATCTCATCGCGATGTGCTCGCCGGGATGCTGCTCATTTCGCCCGTGATCAGCTGGGCCAGGAGCATTCGGTACGCCATGGCACAGAACCGTGTTCCCAGCGTGCTCGCCATCTCGGCAATGGCAGCACTTTCGTTACCGCTCAGCAGCCGTCTACTTCGCCTCGACAGGTCCCTGAGCTTGCCCGACCAGCTGCCCGCGCCGATCGTCCCGACCCTCGTCATCCACTCAAAGGGAGACCGGACGGCGCCGTTCGCATCCTCCTCTGCGTTCGCAACCGCATCCGATCTCGTCGAACTCGTGGAGTTTCCGCCCTGCCCCCATGCGATGGAGTGGAATGAGGACCCTCAGCGTTTCTCGGAGGTTGCTCGGCGCTGGATCGAGGGCAACCACGCCGTTAAGCCGAGGTGA
- a CDS encoding XRE family transcriptional regulator: MNEAAVLPLQEALAAELRAAQAIAQINVKTWAQRASISDDSIYRVLRGRRPVSVVELVMLCQAIDDDPLDLISRATRRAGESVRGSRAAEIARADRARLAVEAAGLYDDLDAAFLKARAALSEEGHLLSQRDWYAFLEGIGSAETVSALSSFLEVPSDYLAGTDDAASSRVEVQLKFARTMREVGVVRLAARSLDELEPEEIHAVENAIREFIDEEEGP; this comes from the coding sequence ATGAACGAGGCTGCCGTCCTTCCTCTCCAGGAAGCCCTGGCGGCTGAACTGCGTGCCGCGCAAGCGATCGCGCAGATCAACGTCAAGACCTGGGCGCAACGCGCCTCAATCAGCGACGATTCCATTTATCGAGTGCTTCGCGGTCGTCGTCCGGTCTCTGTAGTGGAACTGGTCATGCTGTGCCAGGCGATCGACGACGATCCTCTGGATCTGATCTCGCGAGCGACGCGGCGTGCTGGGGAATCGGTGCGAGGTTCGCGGGCTGCGGAGATCGCTCGCGCAGATAGAGCCCGACTTGCGGTGGAAGCGGCTGGGCTTTACGACGACCTAGACGCCGCTTTCCTCAAGGCGCGAGCTGCTCTCTCTGAGGAAGGGCATCTCTTGTCGCAGAGAGATTGGTACGCGTTCCTCGAGGGTATTGGTTCGGCCGAAACCGTATCCGCCCTCAGCAGTTTCCTCGAAGTCCCGAGCGACTACTTGGCTGGGACGGACGATGCGGCATCCTCGCGCGTCGAGGTACAGCTGAAGTTCGCACGAACCATGCGTGAGGTGGGGGTCGTGCGCCTTGCCGCCCGCTCCTTGGATGAGCTCGAGCCCGAGGAGATTCATGCTGTGGAAAATGCGATCCGCGAGTTCATCGACGAGGAGGAAGGCCCCTAG
- a CDS encoding VOC family protein, translated as MSDEDDALQISPVPAPDPATKASEIYRGIFGMPTYVTIPTTDLSESIDFWTRGLGFFEQFSLPGRLTHMRRQAFQDVVLIPLGRSDEPSLVSVTYACGGSEIDVIAKACSAIRPGCVTGPTTMPWNTIEVEIITPENARIIMSAGGEPDFRASSYMPPMKQVSTYPEPFSPS; from the coding sequence ATGAGTGATGAGGACGACGCCCTCCAGATCAGCCCGGTTCCGGCGCCTGATCCTGCAACAAAGGCGTCGGAGATCTATCGCGGGATCTTCGGCATGCCGACGTACGTTACGATCCCGACCACTGACCTGTCGGAATCCATCGATTTTTGGACGCGAGGACTCGGATTCTTCGAACAATTCAGCCTCCCCGGCCGCTTGACGCACATGCGACGCCAGGCGTTCCAAGATGTCGTTCTGATTCCACTCGGTCGATCTGATGAACCGTCATTGGTTTCGGTCACCTACGCCTGTGGGGGTTCGGAAATCGACGTCATCGCCAAAGCGTGCTCTGCCATCAGACCCGGATGTGTGACGGGACCAACGACGATGCCTTGGAACACGATCGAAGTTGAAATCATCACACCGGAAAACGCTCGGATCATCATGTCCGCTGGAGGCGAACCCGATTTCCGCGCCAGCAGCTACATGCCGCCGATGAAACAGGTTTCGACGTACCCCGAGCCGTTCTCTCCCAGTTGA
- a CDS encoding 2,3-butanediol dehydrogenase, with protein sequence MKAARYYARNDIRIEDIPAPQLLPGTVAIDIAWCGICGTDLHEYRDGPIFIPAAGHPHPISGESAPVTMGHEFSGTITALGEGVTDLTVGENVVVEPYIIGADVDVSEGHEYQLSPNMNFIGLAGRGGGLSEKIVVERRWVHPIGDIPLDAAALIEPLAVGHHAFVRSGAKSGDVALIGGAGPIGLLLAAVLKAQGLTVIVSELSQARKDMATSTGVADHVLDPSQTDVAEVVRALTGGLGADVGFECSSVNAVLDTLLDAVRPAGVIVNVSIWGHPATVDMQKLVLKEIDLRGTIAYANDHPATIELVRQGKVKLEPFITARIGLDDLLDKGFDALINHNDTQVKILVQP encoded by the coding sequence ATGAAAGCCGCCCGCTACTACGCCCGCAACGACATCCGCATCGAGGACATCCCCGCCCCGCAGCTCCTCCCCGGCACCGTCGCCATCGACATCGCCTGGTGCGGGATCTGCGGCACGGACCTGCACGAATACCGCGACGGCCCGATCTTCATCCCCGCCGCCGGGCACCCGCACCCCATCTCAGGAGAGTCGGCACCGGTGACCATGGGACACGAGTTCTCGGGAACGATCACAGCACTCGGTGAGGGAGTCACCGACCTCACCGTCGGCGAGAATGTGGTCGTCGAGCCCTACATCATAGGCGCGGACGTCGACGTCAGCGAAGGCCACGAATACCAGCTCTCACCGAACATGAACTTCATCGGCCTCGCCGGACGCGGCGGCGGACTCAGCGAGAAGATCGTCGTCGAACGGCGCTGGGTGCACCCCATCGGAGACATCCCCCTCGACGCCGCCGCCCTCATCGAACCCCTCGCCGTCGGCCACCATGCCTTCGTGCGCAGCGGGGCAAAGAGCGGGGATGTCGCCCTGATCGGCGGTGCTGGACCGATCGGGCTGCTTCTCGCCGCGGTACTCAAGGCCCAGGGCCTCACGGTCATCGTGTCCGAACTCAGCCAGGCCCGCAAAGACATGGCCACCAGCACGGGAGTAGCCGATCATGTCCTCGACCCCAGCCAAACAGATGTCGCCGAAGTGGTCCGTGCACTGACCGGCGGCCTGGGTGCAGACGTCGGCTTCGAGTGCTCTAGCGTCAACGCGGTCCTCGACACCCTCCTCGACGCCGTTCGCCCCGCCGGCGTGATCGTGAACGTCTCGATCTGGGGCCACCCCGCGACCGTGGACATGCAGAAGCTCGTGCTGAAAGAGATCGACCTGCGCGGCACGATCGCATACGCGAACGACCACCCCGCGACCATCGAACTGGTCCGCCAAGGGAAGGTGAAGCTCGAGCCATTCATCACCGCCCGCATCGGCCTCGACGACCTCCTCGACAAAGGATTCGATGCCCTCATCAACCACAACGACACGCAAGTGAAAATCCTCGTCCAGCCCTAG
- a CDS encoding DMT family transporter has product MIAITFAWGSCYLAISIALRDAPPLWTAALRVLVAAVVLLIVARVRRSPRPRGRRTWLLVIAMGLVNVALAYWAMFGGLTGMSTGGATVLANAQPVLILLPAWWLFGEKPKALTVGALLLGVVGLVLVALPSGFGTGAVLSLVAAAAATGGTLLARIIDVPPLTLAAWQFLIGGVVLAVAAFLVEGPPIIHWNAGLVLALLYMAVIGTAFSNVAWITESKRARLDQLTAWILLVPVFGIALSVFVLGEHQTALGWTGVAAVLAALILEVVANQRPRRVMTITALHSTRE; this is encoded by the coding sequence ATGATCGCGATCACCTTCGCCTGGGGGTCGTGCTACCTCGCCATCAGCATCGCCCTGCGCGATGCGCCGCCGCTGTGGACCGCCGCGCTGCGCGTGCTCGTGGCCGCCGTCGTGCTGCTGATCGTTGCCCGCGTGCGGCGCTCCCCGCGTCCCCGCGGACGCCGGACCTGGCTGCTGGTCATCGCAATGGGCCTCGTGAACGTCGCCCTGGCGTACTGGGCAATGTTCGGAGGCCTCACCGGCATGTCCACCGGAGGGGCCACCGTCCTCGCCAACGCCCAACCCGTCCTCATCCTCCTGCCCGCATGGTGGCTGTTCGGCGAGAAGCCCAAGGCGCTCACGGTCGGCGCGTTGCTGCTCGGCGTCGTCGGACTCGTTCTTGTGGCACTGCCCTCCGGGTTCGGTACCGGAGCGGTGCTGTCGCTCGTCGCGGCCGCCGCCGCGACCGGCGGAACCTTGCTGGCCAGGATCATCGATGTGCCGCCGCTGACCTTAGCCGCCTGGCAGTTCCTCATCGGCGGCGTCGTCCTCGCGGTCGCAGCGTTCCTCGTCGAGGGACCGCCGATCATCCACTGGAACGCCGGACTTGTGCTGGCACTCCTCTACATGGCCGTCATCGGCACAGCCTTCTCCAACGTCGCCTGGATCACCGAAAGCAAACGCGCACGCCTGGACCAGCTCACCGCCTGGATACTACTGGTCCCGGTATTCGGAATCGCCCTCTCGGTCTTCGTTCTCGGCGAGCACCAGACGGCCCTGGGCTGGACCGGCGTCGCCGCCGTCCTCGCGGCCCTGATCCTCGAGGTCGTCGCCAATCAACGCCCGCGACGGGTCATGACCATCACCGCACTGCATTCCACGCGTGAGTGA
- a CDS encoding type II glyceraldehyde-3-phosphate dehydrogenase translates to MSKTRVAVNGYGVIGKRVADAVLLQPDMELVGIADIATDWRIKSVAGRIPVFASTQDALTAMNAEGLHPLGTLDDLLAQADIIVDSTPKHVAAGNLPRYTAAGVKAIFQGGESHSTTGHSFVAQANYASALGRDTTRVVSCNTTSIVRVLGALRDAGLLLRARGVLIRRATDPWESHLGGIMNTMVPEAKIPSHQGPDAQTVIPDLDLVTIAAKGAHTQTHNHYWTLQLTREATREEVLDALRAAPRIAFIRMSDGLVALNSTIELMRDLGRPRGDMWEVAVWEDLVTVQGDEAFLTYQVYNEAIVVPETIDAIRALTRTAPDAATSMKITDDTLGMRDDFLSPLPRP, encoded by the coding sequence ATGAGCAAGACACGAGTTGCCGTCAACGGCTACGGAGTCATCGGCAAGCGCGTCGCCGACGCCGTGCTGCTGCAGCCGGACATGGAACTGGTCGGCATCGCTGACATCGCCACCGACTGGCGCATCAAGTCCGTCGCCGGCCGGATTCCCGTCTTCGCCTCCACCCAGGACGCCCTGACCGCCATGAACGCCGAAGGACTGCACCCCCTGGGAACCCTGGACGACCTGCTGGCGCAAGCTGACATCATCGTCGACAGCACCCCCAAACATGTCGCCGCCGGCAACCTGCCCCGCTACACCGCAGCCGGTGTGAAAGCCATCTTCCAAGGCGGTGAATCGCACAGCACCACCGGGCACTCCTTCGTCGCCCAGGCCAACTACGCCAGCGCCCTCGGACGGGACACCACCCGGGTGGTGTCCTGCAACACCACCAGCATCGTCCGGGTCCTCGGCGCGCTCCGCGACGCGGGGCTCCTCCTGCGGGCTCGCGGCGTGCTCATCCGACGCGCCACCGACCCGTGGGAATCGCACCTCGGCGGAATCATGAACACCATGGTCCCCGAGGCCAAGATCCCCTCCCACCAGGGCCCCGACGCCCAAACCGTGATCCCCGACCTGGACCTGGTCACCATCGCCGCGAAAGGCGCCCACACCCAGACCCACAACCACTACTGGACCCTGCAACTGACCCGCGAAGCGACACGAGAGGAAGTCCTCGACGCGCTTCGCGCCGCACCGCGGATCGCCTTCATCCGGATGTCCGACGGGCTCGTCGCCCTCAACTCGACGATCGAGCTGATGCGCGATCTCGGTCGCCCCCGGGGAGACATGTGGGAAGTGGCCGTGTGGGAGGACCTCGTCACCGTGCAAGGCGACGAAGCGTTCCTCACCTACCAGGTCTACAACGAGGCCATCGTCGTCCCGGAAACCATTGACGCGATCCGCGCCCTCACCCGGACCGCACCCGACGCCGCCACCTCGATGAAGATCACCGACGACACCCTGGGAATGCGCGACGACTTCCTGTCCCCGCTTCCCCGCCCCTGA
- a CDS encoding ABC1 kinase family protein: MSTHRNRYRRIATILERHGLGLGLGLLGLEKWIPFNKGVLGHARRAEPYTNPEHVRLALEELGPTFIKLGQLLSTRSDLLPAAYLAELAKLQDGAPSEDWEPMKAVIREELGADPEQLFAQFDPQPLAAASIGQAYAATLHDGTEAVVKVRRPGAVAQIHEDLEILQNLADRADKRWESARQYNLPGIVEEFSRSLLAELDYLQEGRNAERFAADFTGSTDVAIPQVFWETSTSRVLTLERMRGLRVDDLTALNTAGIDRHQLAERGANLILTMVFENRFFHADPHPGNMFIQPDGSIALIDFGMVGHLDEDVTDQLSEVLLTFTQGDLDALTTAVLALSVTKDAPDRDDLHRSLAAFIGLYRGRPLSEINLSHLLGQLLALLRHQHLQLPQQTALLFKVLMMTEGLAAELDPQFDMLQALTPFSERLAQHQLSLPALAKRWAKASADAGALLLELPATLRRMRQILDTNGFEVHLRAAELEPLVGRAERIGNRLIAGLIAAALVNGIGELVSNNTKWRSREGVMIGAGAGVASALGGYLLWTMRRRR; this comes from the coding sequence ATGAGCACACACCGGAACCGGTATCGGCGAATCGCCACCATCCTCGAGCGGCACGGCCTCGGCCTGGGCCTCGGGCTGCTCGGCCTGGAGAAATGGATTCCCTTCAATAAGGGTGTTCTCGGGCATGCGCGCCGGGCCGAGCCCTATACGAACCCGGAACACGTCCGACTGGCATTGGAGGAGCTCGGCCCGACGTTCATCAAGCTCGGCCAGCTGCTGTCCACCCGCAGCGACCTGCTTCCCGCCGCCTACCTCGCCGAGCTGGCCAAGCTGCAGGACGGCGCACCGTCGGAGGACTGGGAGCCGATGAAAGCGGTGATCCGTGAGGAGCTCGGCGCCGACCCGGAGCAGCTCTTCGCGCAATTCGACCCGCAACCGCTCGCCGCGGCGTCGATCGGGCAGGCGTATGCCGCGACCCTCCACGACGGGACCGAGGCCGTGGTGAAGGTCCGCCGACCCGGCGCGGTCGCCCAGATCCACGAAGACCTGGAGATCCTGCAGAACCTCGCCGACCGTGCCGACAAACGGTGGGAGTCCGCCCGCCAGTACAACCTGCCAGGCATCGTCGAGGAGTTCTCCCGCTCACTGCTCGCCGAACTCGACTACCTCCAGGAGGGCCGGAACGCGGAGCGGTTCGCCGCCGACTTCACCGGCTCCACCGATGTGGCCATTCCCCAGGTTTTCTGGGAGACGAGCACGTCACGGGTGCTGACCCTGGAACGGATGCGCGGGCTCCGGGTCGACGACCTGACCGCCCTCAACACGGCCGGCATCGACCGGCACCAACTCGCCGAGCGGGGCGCCAACCTGATCCTGACCATGGTGTTCGAGAACCGTTTCTTCCACGCCGACCCGCACCCGGGCAACATGTTCATCCAGCCGGACGGATCCATCGCCCTGATCGACTTCGGCATGGTCGGGCACCTGGACGAAGACGTCACCGACCAGCTCTCCGAGGTCCTCCTCACCTTCACCCAGGGCGACCTCGATGCGCTCACCACCGCGGTGCTCGCCCTCTCGGTCACGAAAGACGCCCCCGACCGCGACGACCTCCACCGCTCCCTGGCCGCCTTCATCGGGCTGTACCGGGGCCGTCCCCTGTCGGAGATCAACCTCTCCCACCTCCTCGGGCAACTGCTCGCCCTGCTGCGGCACCAGCATCTTCAGCTGCCGCAGCAGACGGCACTGCTGTTCAAGGTGCTGATGATGACCGAGGGACTAGCCGCGGAACTCGACCCGCAGTTCGACATGCTGCAGGCCCTCACCCCGTTCTCGGAACGACTGGCGCAACACCAGCTCTCCCTTCCCGCCCTGGCGAAACGGTGGGCAAAGGCGTCAGCGGATGCCGGGGCCCTCCTCCTCGAGCTGCCTGCCACCCTCCGCCGGATGCGGCAAATCCTAGACACCAACGGCTTCGAAGTGCACCTGCGCGCGGCCGAGCTGGAACCCCTGGTGGGCCGGGCCGAGCGGATCGGCAATCGCCTCATCGCCGGCCTGATCGCGGCCGCGCTGGTCAACGGCATCGGCGAACTCGTCAGCAACAACACCAAGTGGCGCTCCCGCGAAGGCGTCATGATCGGCGCTGGTGCCGGCGTGGCCAGCGCACTCGGCGGCTACCTCCTCTGGACCATGCGACGCCGACGATGA
- a CDS encoding glycosyl hydrolase family 65 protein produces the protein MAIAYNAWQHYQATGDLEWLAERGGELIIEVTRLFASLAEYDSSADRFHITGVMGPDEFHDGPPDAPGSGLRDNSYTNVLAAWVAARAGEVLILLAGHRGESLRDRLRVTVEEIAHWAHFGSRLAVGFHRDGILTQFDGYEGLQELDWDRYRQRYGDIGRLDLILESEDDSTNRYKLAKQPDVIMLVYLLGRDGLRKQLAALGYPFPEADLMRTIDYYLARTSNGSTLSRVVQASVLAGVDPSRSWTEFREALIADLDDSQGGTTREGIHLGAMAGTVDLPVRSFAGMALGDDELVFTPQLPPNLTRARFQIRYRSHLIDVTLSRRSLGLHTHPGSAAPIRVRVNANAATLTGGQTRQFATRPAAPPRPASTSKEGALDQ, from the coding sequence GTGGCCATCGCCTACAACGCCTGGCAGCACTACCAGGCCACCGGCGACCTCGAGTGGCTCGCCGAACGCGGCGGCGAGCTCATCATCGAGGTCACCCGCCTGTTCGCCTCCCTGGCCGAGTACGACTCCTCCGCCGACCGCTTCCACATCACCGGCGTGATGGGACCGGATGAGTTCCACGACGGCCCTCCGGACGCTCCAGGCAGCGGCCTGCGCGACAACAGCTACACCAACGTGCTCGCCGCCTGGGTCGCGGCACGTGCCGGAGAAGTCCTGATCCTTCTCGCCGGCCACCGGGGCGAGTCCCTCCGAGACCGGCTGCGCGTCACCGTCGAGGAGATCGCCCACTGGGCCCACTTCGGCAGCCGGCTCGCCGTGGGGTTCCACCGCGACGGCATCCTGACCCAGTTCGACGGCTACGAGGGCCTTCAGGAACTGGACTGGGACCGGTATCGGCAGCGGTACGGCGACATCGGCCGTCTCGACCTCATCCTCGAGTCCGAGGACGACAGCACCAACCGCTACAAGCTCGCCAAACAACCCGACGTCATCATGCTGGTCTACCTTCTCGGCCGCGACGGGCTCCGCAAGCAGCTCGCGGCGCTCGGCTACCCGTTCCCCGAGGCGGACCTGATGCGCACGATCGACTACTACCTCGCCCGCACCAGCAACGGGTCCACACTCAGCCGGGTCGTCCAGGCCTCCGTCCTGGCCGGTGTGGATCCGTCACGATCGTGGACCGAGTTCCGCGAGGCGCTGATCGCCGACCTCGACGACTCGCAAGGCGGGACGACCCGCGAGGGAATCCATCTCGGCGCGATGGCCGGCACGGTCGATCTGCCCGTCCGCTCCTTCGCCGGCATGGCTCTCGGTGACGACGAGCTCGTCTTCACCCCGCAGCTGCCTCCGAACCTCACCCGGGCCCGGTTCCAGATCCGATACCGCAGCCACCTCATCGACGTAACCCTCAGCCGCCGCAGCCTGGGGCTGCACACGCACCCCGGGTCGGCTGCTCCGATCCGGGTGCGCGTCAACGCGAACGCCGCGACGCTGACCGGCGGCCAGACCAGACAGTTCGCCACCCGACCAGCCGCACCGCCCCGGCCCGCGAGCACGAGCAAAGAAGGAGCCCTCGACCAATGA